CTCTTCGGTCCAGCCGCTCTGGTGCATGGCCAGCGGTGCATTGGCAACCGGCGGCAAGGCGTTGGCGGTTTTGGGCGTGGCGGCCTGGGTCAGCGCGGCGAGGCGGTTGGCGAAATCGTCCACGCGGGTGTCGCTGCTGGCGTTCTTGAGGTCCTTGAGGCCGTCATCGATCAACGCGCCAAACGCCTTGTCGCCACCCTGATCGGTGCTGTCCTTGGTGGTTTGCTGGTCGACCATCGTGGCCAGGCCAGCGGCAAAGCTTTGCGCAGCGGTCGGTTGATCCGTAGGGGCGGCTGCGCTTTTCTGCGGCGTCTGGCTGCTGGCCGACACGTGCCCACCCTGCTCCATCGCCAGGCGTACAGCCGGCATCGCATCCAGGGGATCAGCCTGCGGGTCGAAAGCCGGCTGCTGGGCCTCATCGACCACGGCGACCACCGGTTGGGCCTTGGCGTCCTCGTCAACCGCCGACACTTGTACGGGCACCGCCACCGGCATCGCGGCGGCGATTACCGCGGGGTCGACAACAGGGTCTACCGCAGGTGGTTGCGCCAGGGCTGAATCGCTGGGTTTATCGCCCTCGGCGCCAGTGCTGTCATCGGCCTTGGCCGACGGCTTGGCAGGCAAGGGATTGCCGCTATCGGCAACCGCCGGCTTGCTGGCGGCAGGCTTGTCGCTGCCGGCAGCCGGTTTGGCGCCGGTATCGGAAGGCTTGTCACGCGTGACTTTACTGGCGGTGTCGTCGCCCTTCAGCGTCGGCTTGGAGCCCTGCTTGGCAAACACTTGAGCAAAGCCTGCGCCCTTGTCTCGCGGGGCCGCAACCACTACCGGCGGGTTAGCGGCAGGCGCTGACGGCTTGGCCGCAGGGGCAGCCTGAAGGAGCGAATTGGGGGCGACTGGCATGGGTAAGGTTCTCCACTGCATGGGGTCGGGGATGCAGTCTGTGGAGATAGAGCAAGAGTCGGGCCAGGTTTAGCGCGATGATTCAGAAACTGAACGTTGGCGCTCCGACTCATACAGCGGCCGGACCAACGCGAACTCATGATCGATCTGGTCAACCAATTCGCCCAGATCCGATGATGGCTTGACGGACTCAGCCTCCAGGCGCTGACACAGCTGCGCCAGCCGCACCGCCCCAAGGTTGCCACTGCTGCCTTTGAAACTGTGCGCAATCTGTCCCAATGCCTTGGCATCGTCGCGCGCGTCGCGCAGCGCTTTGATGCGCTTTTGCGAGTCATCGAGGAAGGTGTCGAGCAGTTTGGGATACTCACCCTCCATGACGTCCTGCAAACCCGACAACACGTCGGGGTCCAGATGAATCTCAGCCACTTGCTCGCTCCTTGATCAAGAATCAGCGGATTATGCCAGAGCTTCCCAGCAAAACTCCACGCAGACACGGCGCCCGCCCTCGGACCAGCGTACAGCGCTGCTCAGTTGACGCACCAGGTTCAGCCCTCGGCCAGACAGACGGTCAACTTCCAGGGGCCGCGCCAGCTCCTGTTCGACATCAAAACCCGGCCCGCTGTCTTCAATGCACAGGGTCATCTTGCCGCCCTTGTCGGTCGGTACCACCTGCACATGCACGCGCACGTAGCCACTGCTCAGCTGCGCCAGACGCTCATTGCGCTGATGATAATACTGCGCAAACCCTTGCGCATCGCGCTTGAGCCGTGAGTCCAGGCCCAGCACACCATGTTCCAGGGCATTGGAATACAACTCCGCCATCACGCTGTAGAGCGCGCCGCTCTGCTCGCGCAACCCATGGATCTCCAGCAGCAGTTGCAGCAGGTACGGCAGCGGGTTGTAGCGCTGCAGCGTCTGGGCGCGAAACTCGAAACCCACCGACCAATCCAGCGGGCACGACTGGCCGCTGTCGGCATACATCGGCTCGGCCACTCGCAGCGCCTGGCCGGACAGCAGGGTGATCTCGACCATGCTGACGTCATCGCGCGCCAGCCCCCGAAATGCAGCCAGGGCGTGCTCGATATCCTCAAACAGGCGGTCAGGCTCGCGGTTGGCAGCGAACACCTGTTGCAACCGCTCGGCGCCGAACAGTTGATCATTGGCGTCAGCCGTATCCAGCACGCCATCGGAGAGCAGGAACACCCGATCGCCCAAGGCCATGGGCCAGACCTCGGTGCTGTCATCGAAGCTTTCCGCCGATAGCACGCCCAGGGGCAGATGCCGCGACATCAGCGGCGTGCGCTTGCCAGTGGCGACTTCATGCACATAGCCTTCGGGCATACCGCCGTTCCACACCTCAACCGCACGCCGCTGGGCGCTCAGGCACAACAAGGTGGCGCAACAGAACATGTCCACCGGCAGGATGCGCTTGAGCTTGGCGTTCATCTCCCGCAAGGTCTGCGTAAGGCCGTAGCCCTTGGCGGTCATGCCGTAGAACACTTCGGCCAACGGCATGGCGCCAATGGCGGCCGGCAAGCCATGGCCGGTGAAATCGCCGAGCAGCACGTGCATGTCACCGGACGGCGTGTAGGCCGCCAGCAGCAAATCACCGTTGAACAAGGCATAGGGCGATTGCAGGTAGCGGATATTGGGTGCGGCATTGATACAGCCGGAGTGGGCAACCTTGTCGAACACCGCCTTGGCTGCCCGCTGCTCATGCATCAGGTGCTCGTGGTGCCTGGCGATCAGGTCGCGTTGTTGCAAGACCGTGGCCTGCAGGCGGCGCAGGCGATCCATGGCGTTGATCTTCGCTGCCAATATCAGGGGGTTGTAAGGTTTGGGCAAGAAGTCGTCGCCGCCGGCGTCCAGGCATTGGGCCAGCGCTTCGCTTTCGCGCAGGGAGGTGAGGAAGATGATCGGCACCAGCGCCTCCCCCGCCAACTGCTTGATCTGCCGGGCGGCTTCAAAGCCGTCCATCACCGGCATCAGCGCATCCATCAGCACCAGTTGCGGGCGCTCATGACGGAAGATCTCCACCGCCTCGGCACCGTTGCTGGCAGTCAGCACCTGATGGCCCTGGCGACGGATGATGGTCGACAGCAACAGCCGATCGGCGGCGCTGTCTTCGGCGATCAGGATAGTCAGCGCCTCAAGGACCGGGGCCAAGGCGCTCAACTGATATCGAACAGTTTGTCGAAGTTGGAAATGGCGAGGATCTTGCGCACGTCGGGGTTGCTGTTCGTCACACGGACCTCGGCGTCATCACCGCCAGCATGATCACGTAGCAACAGGAGCATACCCAGGGCTGAACTGTCCATGTAGGTGGCCTCCTTGAGATCGACAATATAGGTCTCGGGCACCTTGTAGAAACGCTCATAGGCGTCCCGAAACGCCTGGTGGCTGCCGAAATCGAACCGGCCCTTGATTGCGATCGTCAACTTCTTCCCATCCAGGGATACATCGGACTCGATTGACATGTGACTGCTTCCTTGTCATTGGCACTGTGCAACAAGGTTTAGCAGGCGAACCGGATCTGAGCAACACATCTATCCTGCGTCGTTAGTTAGAATTGTTCCTGGCGGGGCAGGCGTTGGGACAATTCATCAAGCAGCTTTTGCTCGCGCTTATCTTCAATCGCCCGCGCTTCGTCGATATAGCGCTGCACCAGCTTGCGCAAACCTTCCACGCGGGCAAACGCCTGCTGCCAGCTTTCCCGGGCTTTATCGAGGTTGTTCTGGTGCCAGGCCAGGCTCTGGCGCTGTTGGCCGACGGCTGTTTCAAGCTGATTGAGAAAGCCCTGATACCCCATCAACCACTGGCCCGACACGCCCTTGCTGCCGCGCTCGATCCACTGTTGTTGGTACTCCAGGCGAAAGCGCTCCAGGTCGCCCAGCTTGCTCTCTGCCAGGCGCACCTGGCCTTGAAAGTAACCCAGGCGTTGCACGGCGGTTTTCTCGGCCTTTTCGGCCATTTCCACCACCGGGGCCAGGCGCGCGGCGCGGCTGTTGGCCATGGCTTAACCGCCTGGCGCGGGGGCGAAGATGGACTGCAGATGCGCTTCGCTTTCGCCCATGCTGATCTTGTCGTTGAGGCCCTGGCGCAGGTAGTTCACCAGCTGTGGTTGCAAGGCAATGGCCAGGTCGGTGTCGCGATCGCCGCCGGCCACATAGGCGCCGACGCTGATCAGGTCGCGGCTCTGCTGGTAACGCGACCACAGTTGCTTGAACTGCTGCGCACGGGCCATATGCTCAGGGGTGACCACCGCCGGCATCACCCGGCTGATGGACGCTTCGATGTCGATGGCCGGGTAGTGCCCTTCTTCTGCCAGGCGTCGCGACAGCACAATGTGGCCGTCGAGCACGCCCCGCGCCGAGTCGGCAATCGGATCTTGCTGGTCGTCGCCTTCGGACAACACGGTATAAAACGCAGTGATCGAGCCACCGCCGGCCTCGGCATTACCGGCGCGCTCCACCAGCTTGGGCAGTTTGGCGAAGACCGACGGCGGATAGCCTTTGGTGGCCGGTGGCTCACCAATGGCCAAGGCGATTTCCCGCTGGGCCTGGGCGAAACGCGTGAGCGAATCCATCAGCAGCAGCACATTCTTGCCCTTGTCACGGAAATACTCGGCGATGCGTGTGCAGTACATGGCTGCGCGCAGGCGCATCAGTGGCGCATCGTCCGCAGGCGACGCCACCACCACCGAGCGCTTGAGCCCTTCTTCACCGAGACTGTGCTCGATGAACTCCTTGACCTCACGGCCCCGCTCACCGATCAGCCCGACCACGATGATGTCGGCCTCGGTAAAGCGCGTCATCATGCCCAGCAACACCGACTTACCCACGCCGGTACCGGCGAACAGGCCCAGGCGCTGGCCGCGGCCGACCGTCAATAAACCGTTGATGCTGCGAATGCCCACGTCCAGCGGCACGCTGATGGGGTTGCGGTTGAGCGGATTGATGGTGGGGCCGTCCATCGGCACCCAGTCTTCGGCCTTCATGCCACCCTTGCCATCCAGCGCACGCCCGGCGCCGTCGAGTACGCGGCCGAGCATACTCATGCCCATGGGCAGGCGGCCAGTGTCGGCCAGCGGTACCACGCGAGCACCCGGGGCGATACCGGCCAGGCTGCCCACCGGCATCAGGAAAATCTTGTTGCCGGAAAAGCCCATCACTTCCGCTTCGACCTGCACCGGGTGGTAGCTGTCGTCATTGATCACCAGGCAACGGCTGCCCATGGCAGCGCGCAAGCCCTCGGCTTCAAGGGTCAGGCCGACCATGCGCAACAAGCGCCCTTCAAGGATCGGCTGGCCGGGCAATTCGGTTGCCTCGGCGTAGCTGCTCAGGCGCTTGGCAAAGCTGGTGCGATCAAGGCGCATCGGGAGCGTCCAGGTCAACGCTCACGTCAGGCGCTGCCGGATGCAGGGCTTGCTCATGCAGTTGATCCAACAATTTGGCCATGATCTGGCTGATGCGGGTTTCCACCGTGGCATCGATGCGGCTGTGCTCGGTTTCGACACGACACCCACCGGGTTGCAACGAAGCGTCCTCGACGATGCGCCAGGTTTCTTCATGGCGCTCGCGCAGGGCTTTGACCTGCTCGAAATCCTGCGGGTTGATGTACAGCCGCACATTGCCGACGCCCAGGGGCAGCAACTTGAGGGCTTCACGCATCACGCTTTCGATCTGGCTGGAGTCCAGCACCAACTCGCGCTGGATCACCTGGCGGGCAATGTGCTGCACCAGGCCGACCATGGATTTTTCCAGTTGGGTGTCCTGCTCGGCAATCGGGTCGAACAGGTTGCCCATCAGGCGTTCCAGGCTGGCCAGCTGGGTGCCCAGCGCTGCCTCGGCTTCCTGGCGGACCTTGAGGGTGGTGCTGCGAAAACCGTCTTTCTCGCCCGCCGCAAAGCCTTCGTTGTAGGCTTCCTGGCGGATGGCTTCAAGTTCTTCGAGGGTCAGTGGCTGGACTTCATCCAGCGGCACTTCTTCCATTTCCACCGGAAGCTCTTCGACCGGCTCAGGCTCGGGCTCCGGCACATGGGGGTCGAAGCTGGGCAACGACCAGATATCGAACCCGCCGACATCCCGCGCGCGAATCAGATCGCTGGGCGTCTCATCTTTGTTCGACATGCAAGGCGCCTTAGATCATTTCTTCGCCGCCCTTCCCGCCGAGAACGATTTCTCCGGCTTCGGCCATACGGCGGGCAATGGTGAGGATTTCCTTCTGCGCGGTTTCTACATCGCTGACGCGCACCGGGCCCTTGGCTTCCAGGTCGTCGCGCAACAGTTCGGACGCACGCTTGGACATGTTCTTGAAGATTTTCTCTTTGACGTTTTCGTCCGAGCCCTTGAGGGCCAGCACCAACACGTCGGAGGAGACTTCGCGCAACAGCGCCTGGATGCCACGGTCGTCGACATCGGCAAGGTTGTTGAAGACGAACATCAGGTCTTCGATCTGGCCGGACAGGGTGTCGTCGATCTCGCGGATCGAGTCCATCAGTTGGCCTTCGACCGAGCTGTCGAGGAAGTTCATGATGTCGGCCGCACGCTTGATGCCACCCAGGGTGGTGCGCGAGGCATTCGAGTTGCCGGAGAACTGCTTCTCCAGAATCGTGTTGAGTTCCTTGAGGGCCGCCGGTTGTACGGTGTTGAGCGATGACACGCGCAGGATGATGTCCAGGCGCACTTTGTGGTCGAAGTGGCCAAGCACTTCACCGGCCTGGTCCGGGTCCAGGTAAGCCACAACGATCGCCTGGATCTGCGGGTGCTCGTAGCGGATCACGTCGGCGACCGCACGGGGTTCCATCCACTTGAGGCTGTCCAGGCCACTGGTGTTGCCGCCCAGCAGGATGCGGTCGATCAGGCCATTGGCCTTGTCTTCGCCCAGCGCCGAGGTGAGCATCTTGCGAATGTAGCTGTCGGAACCGACGCCCAGGCTGGTCTGGTCGCCGACGATCTCGACGAACTCGCTCATCACCTGCTCGACTTGCTCGCGGTGCACATTGCGCATCTGCGCCATCGCCACGCCGACACGCTGGACCTCTTTGGGCCCCATGTGGCGCAGCACTTGGGCAGCGTCGGTTTCACCCAGGGACAGCAGCAACACGGCGGCTTTGTCGACCCGGGAGAGCTTGGCCACAGCGGCTCGATCATTCATCAGCGTTAATCCACTCTTTCACGACCTGGGCCACACGGCCCGGGTCTTCTGCCACCAGACTCTTGATTGCGTTCAACTGAGCGTCATAGCCTTCGCTCGGGCTTGGCAACAGGATGCTTTGCGGGCCGCCAAGGCTGACGCGGTCGTTGGCCAGTTCGCCATCCAGGCCGCCCATGCCACCCAACTCGACGTCGCCACCGGCCAGCGCCAGTTGCTTCTTGCCGCCACCGGTAATGTTGTTGAGCACCGGGCGCAGTACACCAAACACCAGCACCAGGATGAACAACACCCCCAGCACTTGCTTGACGATGTCCCAGAACCACGGCTGGGTGTAGAACGCAGGGTCGCTGATCACTTCAGCGCGCTCGGCGGAGAACGGCATGTTGATCACACTGACGCTGTCGCCACGGCTGGCATCGAAGCCGACAGCGTCCTGTACCAGGCGGGTGAAGCGCGCCAATTCGTCGGCGGTCCAGGGCGCGCGGGTCACGGCGCCATCGGCTGGGTTGACCTTGACCTGGTCATCGACCACCACCGACACCGACAGGCGATTGATCTTGCCCTGTTGCTGCTTGGTGTGGCTGATAGAGCGATCGAGTTCGAAGTTCTTGGTGGACTGGTTACGCTTGTCCGCAGGATACGGCGCAAGCATCGGCTGGCCGGTGGCCGGGTCCATGATCTGCTGGCCGTTGGCATCCAGCAGCGGCTGGCCAGGCTGGATCGCGCCAGCGGTGGCGGCGGCGCCACCGGTGGTCTGCGGTGCCGAGGCGGCCGACGGTGGTTGGTTGCTCAAGGCCCCCGGCACACCTTGCGGGCCATTGGCGGCGGTGCGCTGCTCGCTGGTGGACTGCTCGCTGCGCAGCGCCGGCTGGTCGGGGTTGAACTGCTCCGAGGTCGATTCGACAGCGCTGAAGTCCACGTCGGCGGACACTTCAGCCTTGTAGCGGTCGTTACCCAGCACCGGTTGCAGAATGTTGTGCACGCGCTGGGTGAGCATGCTTTCCATGCGGCGGCTGTAGTCAAATTGCTTGCCGGCCTGGGTCAGCGCGGAGTTTTCGGCCATGTCGGAGAGCAGGTTGCCCTTCTGGTCAACCACCGTGATTTGCGACTTGCTCAATTCGGGAACGCTGGTGGCCACCAGGTTGACGATCGCCAGCACCTGGCCAGGCTCCAGGGAGCGGCCGGCAAACAGTTCGACCAGTACCGAAGCGCTGGGCTTGCGTTCGTCACGCACGAACACCGAGCTTTTCGGAATCGCCAGGTGCACACGGGCAGCCTTGACGTTATTCAGGCTGGAGATGGTGCGCGCCAGTTCGCCTTCCAGGCCACGGCGATAACGGGTGGCTTCCATGAACTGGCTGGTGCCCAGGCCCTGGTCCTTGTCGAGAATCTCGAAACCGATATTGCTGTCGGACGGCGCAACGCCAGCGGCGGCCAGTTTCATCCGTGCGCGGGCCACGTCATCAGACTTGACCAGCAAGGCGCCGGAGTTGGGCTCCACGGTGTAAGCGATGTCGGCAGCGGCGAGGGTTTCCATGATCTGCTTGGAATCCATGCCCGACAGGCTGCCGTACAGTGGGCGGTAATCGGGTTGTTGCGACCACAACACCACGGCAAAACCAATCGCCACGCTGGCCGCCAGGCCAACCATCAGGCCTACCTGACGCAGCATGGTCATTTGCGAGAGGTTTTCCAGGAACGACAGGCCAAACAACGGCGGCTTGCCGTCTGCCTTGGCGGGGAGGTTGTCGGAGAGTGCTTCTGCCATGACTTAAATCTCGTCCTTAAACCGGCATCTGCATGATGTCTTGATAAGCCTGAACCAGCTTGTTACGCACTTGAGTCAAGGCCTGGAAAGACACACTGGCCTTTTGCGAGGCGACCATCACATCGGTGAGGTCCACGCCGCTTTTACCGATCTCGAACGCAGTGGCCAACTGGCTGGACGCCTGCTGGGTATCACTGACTTTATTGATTGCCTGACCGAGCATGTCGGCAAAACTGCTTTGGCCCAATTCCGGCGCTGGCGCGACGGATTTCGGTTGAGCCATGGCATCCATTTGCATGGCGCGCATATCCAACATCAACCGATTGAACTCAATACCCTGGCTCATGACCTTCTCTCTCCGACGACCCGCAATTTTTTGACACTACGCAGCGGTTACTAGGGGTGGTAGCAACAAGGGTGCCAGCTCTGGAGCAACTCGTAAGAAAAGGCGACAAAGCTTGTAGAACTTGTTACCGGTCATGTGGCGAAAAGATAAGCTTCCACATCCATACCAGCATCGCGCATCTGCGCCAGCTTGTAGCGCAAGGTGCGCGGGCTGATGCCCAGGCGCTCGGCCGCTTCTTTGCGGCGGCCACGCTCAGCGCGCAGGGTGTCGATGATCATCTGGAATTCGCGACGACGCAGGTCATCACCCAGGGCGCCAGCTGATTCAACCTCGGCGACCACTGGAGCCGGGGCCAGGCTCGGCAACGGCGCAGCACCATTGCCCATGGCCAGGCAGAAATCCTGCGGCTGGATCAACCCGCCCTGCTGCAAAATCAGCGCACGCTGGATGGCATTGTCCAGCTCGCGCACGTTGCCCGGCCACGGATAGCTGACCAGGCACGCCTGAGCCTGCGGCGATAACCGCGCCTGGGCATGCTTCATTTTTTTGACGTGGTTGTTCAGCAGGCGCTCGGCCAACGGAATGATATCCGCCGGGCGCTCGCGCAACGGGCGCCAGGCCAGGGGGAACACCGAGAGCCGGTAGAACAGGTCCTCCCGGAAGCGCCCCGCCGCCACTTCGCCGGCCAGGTCGCGGTTGGTGGTGGCAACCACGCGGATATCCAGCTGGATCGGCTTGCGTGCCCCCACGCGCTCCACTTCACGCTCCTGCAACACACGCAGCAACTTGGCTTGCAGGCCCAGGGGCATTTCCGAGATTTCGTCGAGCAGGATGGTACCGCCGTCGGCCTGTTCGAACTTGCCGGCCTGGGCCGCGATGGCGCCGGTGAACGAGCCCTTTTCATGGCCGAACAACGTGGCTTCGAGCATGTTGTCGGGGATCGCCGCACAGTTGATCGCAATGAACGGTTGCTGGGCACGGCTGGACTGCTGGTGGATGTAGCGTGCCAACACTTCTTTACCGGTGCCGGATTCGCCGGAAATCAGCACAGTGGAATCACTGCGCGCCACCCGCGCTGCCAGTTCCAGCAATTGCGCGCTGGCCGGTTCAAAGGCTATCGGGCCGTCACCCTCGCCCGCCGACATCACGCCCAGGGCATGTCGGGCGACCAGCTCGATCAGCGCCTTGGGCTCGAACGGTTTGACCAGGTAATCCGCCGCGCCCTGGCGCATGGCGTCCACCGCCCGCTCCACGGCGCCATGGGCAGTCATCAGCAGTACCGGCAGCTGCGGCTGGCGCGCACGCAGCAGGCCGAGCAACTGGTGGCCGTCCATGCCGGGCATGTTCACATCGCTGACCACCAGGCTGAAGGCTTCCTGCTCGACCGCCGCCAAGGCCTCCTCGGCAGAGCCGACCGCCCGGTAGTCATGGCCCGCCAACAGCAGCGTGTCAGCCAATGCTTCACGCAGGGCGCGATCGTCTTCCACCAATAAAACCTTGATAGCCATAATCCTTTTACTCCGCGCTCGCCGCGCTGGAAAACAGCGGCAAGGTCATCAATGCACAGGTGCCGCGCCCCAACCGGGAGCGCAACTGCAATTCTCCCTGATGGGCGCGTGCCACTGCCTTGACCACGGTCAGGCCCAGGCCAGTGCCGTTGGTCTTGGTGGTAAAAAACGGCTCGCCCAGGCGTTGCAGCACCTGGGGGTCGATGCCGCTGCCGCTGTCGCTGATACACAGGCGCAGGGTTTGTTCGCGGGCGTAGAGGTGCACTTTGAGGCGTGCATCCGGGCCGCTGGCCTGGGTGGCGTTTTCGATCAGGTTGAGCAAGGCGCCGACCAGGGTGTCGCGGTTGCACAGCAACTCGCCCTGGTGGCTGTCACATTGCCAACGCAGGTTGGCGCCCTGTACATGGGTCGCCGCCGCTGCTTGCAAGGCCTGCATCAACCCGGCAGGCGTGACGCGGTCGGTCAGCGGCAATTCGCCGCGGGCAAACACCAGCATGTCGCGCACCTGGTGCTCCAATTCATGCAAGCGCTCCTTGAGGCGCCCGGCAAATCGTTGCTGAGTGGCTACAGGCAATTGCTCATCAGTCAAATGACTGGCGTAGATCAACGCCGCCGACAAGGGGGTGCGGATCTGATGCGCCAACGAGGCGACCATCCTGCCCAACGACGACAGCCGCTCATGACGGGCCAACTGGTCTTGCAGGTGACGGGTTTGCGTCAGGTCATTGAGCAGCACCAATTGGCCCGGCTCGGCGTCCAGGGAGCGAGTGGCGATAGACAGGCGACGCCCGTCCTTGAGGGAGACTTCGTGGCCGTCGTCTTCTCGCGGCGCAAAGCAGCGGGTGATGACATGGCGCCACAGCTCGCCTTCCAGCGGCAGGCCCAGCAGGTCGCAGGCCGCCGGGTTGGCTTCGCGCACACGGCCCTGGTCGTCGATGACGATCACGCCACCGGGCAACAGGTCCAGAAGATTTTGCAGACGGTTGGCCAGGCGTTCTTTTTCCGCCAGCTCCTGCATGCGCTGGGCACTGACCACCGCCAGCTCGCCTTTAAGCTCGGACACCCGCGCCTCAAGCAGACTGTAGGAGTCAGTCAGTTGGCTCGACATCTGGTTGAACTGCGAGAACGCTTGTTCCAGGCCCTGGCGGGTCGGCGGTTCTACAGGCGAAACCAGCCCCTGGATGGCAGGGGCCGAAGATAGTTGGGCGGCGTGGGGCATGATGCTCTCTCGCTTGGCTGACCGTCAGTTAAACGGAACGTTGCGAGGGCTGTAGCAATACCCGTGCCGAAAAAAATCTACCTATAAATCAGCTAGTTGAAAAACAGGCGTCAATCATCCGCCTGTTCATCACCTTCTTTGCGGCTCATACCGTACTTGCGCATCTTCTCCACCAGGGTGGTACGGCGGATGCGCAGACGCTCGGCGGCGCGGGCAACGATGCCATGCGCGTCGTCCAGAGCCTGCTGGATCAACCCTTGTTCCAGGTTGCCGAGGTAGTCCTTGAGGTCAAGACCTTCGGGCGGCAGCATGGCGGTGGCACCGAAGTCCGGGGCATGACCGTTAATGGCCACGCGCTCTTCCATGTCACTGCGCAGGCTGTCCATCTGCTCGTCTTCATCGTCGACGTAGCGAAATTTCTTCGGCAGCTCGACCACGCCGATCACCCCGTACGGATGCATGATCGCCATGCGTTCCACCAGGTTCGCCAGCTCGCGCACGTTGCCCGGCCAGCCGTGACGGCACAGCGACATGATCGCGGCAGAGTTGAAACGAATGGAGCCGCGCTTTTCGTGCTCCATGCGCGAGATCAGCTCGTTCATCAGCAACGGAATGTCTTCCACGCGCTCGCGCAGCGGGGCCATCTCGATGGGGAATACGTTGAGGCGGTAGTACAGGTCTTCGCGGAAGCTGCCAACCTCGATCATGCTTTCGAGGTTCTTGTGGGTGGCGGCAATGATGCGCACGTCCACGCTCTGGGTCTTGTTGCTGCCCACGCGCTCGAAGGTGCGCTCCTGCAACACACGCAGCAACTTGACCTGCATCGGCAGCGGCATGTCGCCGATTTCGTCAAGGAACAGCGTGCCGCCATTGGCCAGCTCGAAACGCCCGGCACGACTGGTGATCGCCCCGGTAAAGGCGCCCTTCTCGTGGCCGAACAGTTCGCTTTCCAGCAGCTCTGCCGGGATCGCCCCGCAGTTGACCGGCACAAAAGGCCCGTCGCGGCGCTTGGAGTGATAGTGCAGGTTGCGTGCGACCACTTCCTTGCCGGTGCCCGACTCGCCGAGGATCAGCACACTGGCGTCGGTGTCGGCCACTTGCTGC
This genomic stretch from Pseudomonas synxantha BG33R harbors:
- a CDS encoding flagellar hook-length control protein FliK, translating into MPVAPNSLLQAAPAAKPSAPAANPPVVVAAPRDKGAGFAQVFAKQGSKPTLKGDDTASKVTRDKPSDTGAKPAAGSDKPAASKPAVADSGNPLPAKPSAKADDSTGAEGDKPSDSALAQPPAVDPVVDPAVIAAAMPVAVPVQVSAVDEDAKAQPVVAVVDEAQQPAFDPQADPLDAMPAVRLAMEQGGHVSASSQTPQKSAAAPTDQPTAAQSFAAGLATMVDQQTTKDSTDQGGDKAFGALIDDGLKDLKNASSDTRVDDFANRLAALTQAATPKTANALPPVANAPLAMHQSGWTEEVVNRVMYLSSANLKSAEIQLQPAELGRLDIKVNMTADQQAQVNFMSGHAVVREALESQSGRLREMFAQQGMGQVDVNVSDQSRGQEQQQQQGQARGVSGSGRRADSGDAGGPVDVAEVAGRVSQSVIGSSAVDYYA
- a CDS encoding Hpt domain-containing protein gives rise to the protein MAEIHLDPDVLSGLQDVMEGEYPKLLDTFLDDSQKRIKALRDARDDAKALGQIAHSFKGSSGNLGAVRLAQLCQRLEAESVKPSSDLGELVDQIDHEFALVRPLYESERQRSVSESSR
- a CDS encoding fused response regulator/phosphatase, with the translated sequence MSALAPVLEALTILIAEDSAADRLLLSTIIRRQGHQVLTASNGAEAVEIFRHERPQLVLMDALMPVMDGFEAARQIKQLAGEALVPIIFLTSLRESEALAQCLDAGGDDFLPKPYNPLILAAKINAMDRLRRLQATVLQQRDLIARHHEHLMHEQRAAKAVFDKVAHSGCINAAPNIRYLQSPYALFNGDLLLAAYTPSGDMHVLLGDFTGHGLPAAIGAMPLAEVFYGMTAKGYGLTQTLREMNAKLKRILPVDMFCCATLLCLSAQRRAVEVWNGGMPEGYVHEVATGKRTPLMSRHLPLGVLSAESFDDSTEVWPMALGDRVFLLSDGVLDTADANDQLFGAERLQQVFAANREPDRLFEDIEHALAAFRGLARDDVSMVEITLLSGQALRVAEPMYADSGQSCPLDWSVGFEFRAQTLQRYNPLPYLLQLLLEIHGLREQSGALYSVMAELYSNALEHGVLGLDSRLKRDAQGFAQYYHQRNERLAQLSSGYVRVHVQVVPTDKGGKMTLCIEDSGPGFDVEQELARPLEVDRLSGRGLNLVRQLSSAVRWSEGGRRVCVEFCWEALA
- a CDS encoding STAS domain-containing protein, whose amino-acid sequence is MSIESDVSLDGKKLTIAIKGRFDFGSHQAFRDAYERFYKVPETYIVDLKEATYMDSSALGMLLLLRDHAGGDDAEVRVTNSNPDVRKILAISNFDKLFDIS
- the fliJ gene encoding flagellar export protein FliJ; the encoded protein is MANSRAARLAPVVEMAEKAEKTAVQRLGYFQGQVRLAESKLGDLERFRLEYQQQWIERGSKGVSGQWLMGYQGFLNQLETAVGQQRQSLAWHQNNLDKARESWQQAFARVEGLRKLVQRYIDEARAIEDKREQKLLDELSQRLPRQEQF
- the fliI gene encoding flagellar protein export ATPase FliI, whose translation is MRLDRTSFAKRLSSYAEATELPGQPILEGRLLRMVGLTLEAEGLRAAMGSRCLVINDDSYHPVQVEAEVMGFSGNKIFLMPVGSLAGIAPGARVVPLADTGRLPMGMSMLGRVLDGAGRALDGKGGMKAEDWVPMDGPTINPLNRNPISVPLDVGIRSINGLLTVGRGQRLGLFAGTGVGKSVLLGMMTRFTEADIIVVGLIGERGREVKEFIEHSLGEEGLKRSVVVASPADDAPLMRLRAAMYCTRIAEYFRDKGKNVLLLMDSLTRFAQAQREIALAIGEPPATKGYPPSVFAKLPKLVERAGNAEAGGGSITAFYTVLSEGDDQQDPIADSARGVLDGHIVLSRRLAEEGHYPAIDIEASISRVMPAVVTPEHMARAQQFKQLWSRYQQSRDLISVGAYVAGGDRDTDLAIALQPQLVNYLRQGLNDKISMGESEAHLQSIFAPAPGG
- the fliH gene encoding flagellar assembly protein FliH, coding for MSNKDETPSDLIRARDVGGFDIWSLPSFDPHVPEPEPEPVEELPVEMEEVPLDEVQPLTLEELEAIRQEAYNEGFAAGEKDGFRSTTLKVRQEAEAALGTQLASLERLMGNLFDPIAEQDTQLEKSMVGLVQHIARQVIQRELVLDSSQIESVMREALKLLPLGVGNVRLYINPQDFEQVKALRERHEETWRIVEDASLQPGGCRVETEHSRIDATVETRISQIMAKLLDQLHEQALHPAAPDVSVDLDAPDAP
- the fliG gene encoding flagellar motor switch protein FliG; the protein is MNDRAAVAKLSRVDKAAVLLLSLGETDAAQVLRHMGPKEVQRVGVAMAQMRNVHREQVEQVMSEFVEIVGDQTSLGVGSDSYIRKMLTSALGEDKANGLIDRILLGGNTSGLDSLKWMEPRAVADVIRYEHPQIQAIVVAYLDPDQAGEVLGHFDHKVRLDIILRVSSLNTVQPAALKELNTILEKQFSGNSNASRTTLGGIKRAADIMNFLDSSVEGQLMDSIREIDDTLSGQIEDLMFVFNNLADVDDRGIQALLREVSSDVLVLALKGSDENVKEKIFKNMSKRASELLRDDLEAKGPVRVSDVETAQKEILTIARRMAEAGEIVLGGKGGEEMI